Genomic DNA from Alphaproteobacteria bacterium:
GCAAAATCACATAATGGCGACCCTGCCACAGTATGCGTTATGCCGCCGCCGCGCCATTCGGTTAATAAATCGGCATTGCCGGCAAACTGAATCACTTTTTGAATTAAATCTTTTTGGTTTTTGGCACAGAATTGAGGAAGATTCGCGTATTGTAAAAATGCGTAGCTGAATCTCTGGAATAATTGATCGCCAGGTACAGTGAATAATGGAATGCCTTGCGCCAGAACATCCATCGATGTCGCGCCGCCATTCACCATAATTGGGTCCATCACTATATCCACGCGGCGCAAGCAATCCACATAATTGGTTGGCGTATTGGCGATAAATTCAATCCGCGAATTATCGATGCCTTGGGCGGCAAACAGACTGCGGACATTTTTTCGTACCGATTCTGCCGCTACATCGGGATGGAACACCAGCATTTTCGAATCTGCCAATTCCCGCATAATGGCCGCATCCCGCACAATCATATCCGGTGTCCATTTATCCAGCCGGTTTGGCTGGCCAAACGTAACAAAGCCGTTTTGGACTATGGGCGGAATAAATTTATCCGGCAATGTCGGCACATCCGGCAAAATCATATACGGCGCATCAATTACCGTGCATTCTTCGGCCAAAAAGCGCCGGTCGGTCGGCGCGCAATATTGATCGACCAATACCGAATCGATCCCCGGCAGTCCCATTGTATGACCCCAACCCAGCCACATGATTTGTACCGGCGCCAAGCGCGCTTCGAATATCCACGTGGCAGAACGCGGACTATGCCCACCCAAATCGAACAGTACATCGATATGATCGGCGCGCACGGTTTCCAAAACCAAATCCATCGGCAAATTTTTCAAACTGCGGAAATGATTGCCGGCAATTTTACGTATCTCGGCATAAACCGGATCGCGCGGCAGATCGTCGCCGACATTGTAAACATGAATCCGCAAATCGGGCATATATTGCGCGGCATAGGCGCGCAGTAACGACAGAAAGTACCGGCCCACGGGATGCGTGCGGAGTTCATGGCACACAAACCCGACACGATAAGGGGCTTTGGACGGCGCCGAAGTAACCGCGTGGCGGTCCAAACGATGCCAGATTGACGAAGCCAGTTTTTTTAAACGTTCCTTGCCGGTGTCATGTTCCGCGCCAGCCAGGAAATGCACCAATTGCCGGCTGCGCAATCTTCGGTCCGCGGCGGTAAAATCCGCCTCACCCGCGCGTTCCAATTGCTGCAGATGATTGAATTCCAGCGTGCGGCGCAATGTGCCGGCAAGATAGAAATAGAATTTAGAATCATACCCATGCTGCATCAGCAGAATTCTGGCGCGAGCGTGCGCTTCGTCGATCCGGCCCAAACGGCACAAGGTTTCGCAAATCAACAAGGATGCTTGTTGATGATTAGGGTCCTGGCCCAAAATATATTCAAGAACATCCAAGGCTATTTGATCGTATTCCAGGCGCAAATAATACCGCGCCAGCAAAATACGCAAATTCAAATTGGTCGGATTGGAGAAAACCGCCGCGCGATAATCGATTTCCGCTTCTTGCAGTCTTCCTTGAAAATACAAAGAATCGGCGAGACCATTCAACGCATCCTCATTTTCCGAATCCAAATTCAAAATTTGCCGATATAGATTTTCGGCCGAGCGCCAATCGCCATTATTTCCGGCGTACCTGGCGGCAAGCAATATTTTTGCGGATTTACTCATGCGGCGCGCTGGTTGATAGGGGTTACTTTACGTTCCACCGGACCAATATACTGGCTTAACGGGCGAATTAATTTATTGGACGATAATTGTTCGATCACATGCGCCGCCCAGCCGGTAATACGGCTCATAATAAACAGCGGCGTGAAAAATGGAATTGGGAAACCCATCATGTAATAAGCGGGCCCAGCCGGAAAATCCAAATTGGGATGAATATTTTTTTCGGCAATCATGGTGGATTCCAGAATATTGGACATTTCCACCCACTTTTCGCCGCCCAAAGATTTTGCGGCCAGATCGCGGTATTTCTTCATACATGGTACACGCGAATCGCCGTTTTTATAAACGCGGTGGCCGAATCCCATAATTTTTTTCTTAGTCGCCAACGCATCCAGCATCCATTTTTTAGGATCGCCATTGCCGACATCCATTAACATATGCATCACCGCTTCGTTCGCGCCGCCATGCAGTGGGCCTTTTAACGATCCCACCGCGCCCGACGCGGCGCTGTGCAAATCGGATAAAGATGAAATAATCACCCGCGCGGTAAAGGTGGAGGCATTAAATCCATGTTCTGCATATAATGTCATCGATACGTCGAATGCTTTCAGCACGTCTTTCGATGGAATTTTACCAAAGCACATTTGGAAAAAATTCTCGCAATATCCCAGTTTTGGATCGGGCGGAATGAAATCTTCACCCTTGGTATGGCGCATTGCTGCCGCCGTTACCGTGGGCAATTGCGCCAAAAGCCGCATATATTTACGGCGATTCGCTTCAACACTGTTATTTTCCGCATCCGCATCTTCCAGTCCTAAATAGGCGATGCAGGTTTGCATCATGCGCATTGGATGAGAATTTTTCGGGAACGTTTTGATAACCGATAAAATATTGCCGCTGACGCCGCGCGATTTTTTTTCCATATCGCAAAAATCGGCATATTGTTTGGTGTTCGGCAGCTCGCCATTGAGCAGCAAATAAGCGACTTCCATAAAATCGCAATTTTCGGCCAGATCCTGAACCGGATAACCGTAATAGGTCAGATATTGTTTATCGGGAATAACACGGGAAATGCGCGTTTCATCGGTGACTACCCCTTCGAGGCCTTTTTTAATATTGCTTACGGAATTGGCGGCCGCCGGAACACTCATCACTCACCTATTTCTTCACTTAATTTTTCTTCACTTTGAAATTATAAATCTTCTGATCGAATTTACTATAGCTTTCATAATCCAACAAATCATACAATTCCGCGCGGGTTTGCATATTTTTTACCACATTCTGTTGCGTGCCATCGCGTTTGATCTGTTTCAAGCCATCCGTAATTGCGCCCATCGCAAGGCGCAGCGTGGTTACGGGATAAATAACGATATTGTAACCCAAATTTTCCAATTGTTTTACAGTCAGCAATTTTGATTTGCCGAATTCGGTCATATTGGCCAGCAATGGGACCTTGACCGCCTTGCGGAATTTTTCGAATTCTTTTTCACCTTCTAATGCTTCGGGGAAAATCGCTTCCGCTCCAGCATCAACATACGCCTTCGCGCGGGCAATCGCCTTGTCTAAACCTTCGACCCCTTTGGCATCGGTGCGGGCCATGATTAAGAAATCCGGATCTTGTTTTACACTGATGGCTGCGCGGATTTTTTGCACCATGGTTTTTGTATCTACCAATTCCTTGCCGTCCAAATGGCCACAACGTTTGGGATGCACTTGATCTTCCAAATGAATCCCGGCCGCGCCAGCTTCTTCGAACATAGTTACCGTGCGCGCGACATTCGGAATCCCGCCAAATCCGGTATCGGCGTCGGCCAGAATCGGCAAATCCATCACGCGCGTCATTTGCGCACAAATACCGGTAACTTCTGGTAACGTCGTCATACCAATATCCGGCAACCCCATCGATGCCGAAAACGCGCCGCCCGATAAATACACGCCGTCAAACCCAGCGCGCTGAATCGCCATCGCGACCAGCGGGTTGAATGCACCCGGCATGCGCAGCAATTTGCCGGATTTCAAAGATTTGCGAAAAGATTTACGGGTTTGGGTCATTAGTTCGCTCCGATTGGCACGGGAAGAATAGTGCCGTCATATTTATCGTATTTCTTGATGATTTTTTCAATGACGCCGGTATTGATCAATTCCAGCGTCGCTACATCCAGCATGCGTTTGAATTTATATTCATCCTGTTTGATAAACAACGCGTTGGTATACATACCGACGGGTTTAGCATTCAGGATTTTTATCTTGCCGGGATTTTTGGCGATATAATCATGGCCGATAAAGCTGTCGGACAGGGCGAAATCGGCTTTACCATTCGCCACATCGTTGACAGGTTCCATCAACGACGTCAATTGCGGCAAACT
This window encodes:
- a CDS encoding tetratricopeptide repeat protein, with product MSKSAKILLAARYAGNNGDWRSAENLYRQILNLDSENEDALNGLADSLYFQGRLQEAEIDYRAAVFSNPTNLNLRILLARYYLRLEYDQIALDVLEYILGQDPNHQQASLLICETLCRLGRIDEAHARARILLMQHGYDSKFYFYLAGTLRRTLEFNHLQQLERAGEADFTAADRRLRSRQLVHFLAGAEHDTGKERLKKLASSIWHRLDRHAVTSAPSKAPYRVGFVCHELRTHPVGRYFLSLLRAYAAQYMPDLRIHVYNVGDDLPRDPVYAEIRKIAGNHFRSLKNLPMDLVLETVRADHIDVLFDLGGHSPRSATWIFEARLAPVQIMWLGWGHTMGLPGIDSVLVDQYCAPTDRRFLAEECTVIDAPYMILPDVPTLPDKFIPPIVQNGFVTFGQPNRLDKWTPDMIVRDAAIMRELADSKMLVFHPDVAAESVRKNVRSLFAAQGIDNSRIEFIANTPTNYVDCLRRVDIVMDPIMVNGGATSMDVLAQGIPLFTVPGDQLFQRFSYAFLQYANLPQFCAKNQKDLIQKVIQFAGNADLLTEWRGGGITHTVAGSPLCDFAAYGAAWNRLIPQLVDRGHTQKLQKRM
- a CDS encoding bifunctional 2-methylcitrate synthase/citrate synthase; amino-acid sequence: MSVPAAANSVSNIKKGLEGVVTDETRISRVIPDKQYLTYYGYPVQDLAENCDFMEVAYLLLNGELPNTKQYADFCDMEKKSRGVSGNILSVIKTFPKNSHPMRMMQTCIAYLGLEDADAENNSVEANRRKYMRLLAQLPTVTAAAMRHTKGEDFIPPDPKLGYCENFFQMCFGKIPSKDVLKAFDVSMTLYAEHGFNASTFTARVIISSLSDLHSAASGAVGSLKGPLHGGANEAVMHMLMDVGNGDPKKWMLDALATKKKIMGFGHRVYKNGDSRVPCMKKYRDLAAKSLGGEKWVEMSNILESTMIAEKNIHPNLDFPAGPAYYMMGFPIPFFTPLFIMSRITGWAAHVIEQLSSNKLIRPLSQYIGPVERKVTPINQRAA
- the prpB gene encoding methylisocitrate lyase, coding for MTQTRKSFRKSLKSGKLLRMPGAFNPLVAMAIQRAGFDGVYLSGGAFSASMGLPDIGMTTLPEVTGICAQMTRVMDLPILADADTGFGGIPNVARTVTMFEEAGAAGIHLEDQVHPKRCGHLDGKELVDTKTMVQKIRAAISVKQDPDFLIMARTDAKGVEGLDKAIARAKAYVDAGAEAIFPEALEGEKEFEKFRKAVKVPLLANMTEFGKSKLLTVKQLENLGYNIVIYPVTTLRLAMGAITDGLKQIKRDGTQQNVVKNMQTRAELYDLLDYESYSKFDQKIYNFKVKKN